A part of Pirellulaceae bacterium genomic DNA contains:
- a CDS encoding zf-HC2 domain-containing protein, translating into MNHIRILPQGFPEDWLTAYLDRQLSREQSQKVEQALASSPELAELLKELKAGRAMVGQLPQFPQPSAAISPTAQPMNSAEDAPSNFRTFASELDDGLEGAADAQPLRDALSITPMQSDRPESHLSVESLDAASQPEPETKTDTPGQLEAGNQNTAAQAQSDNPVEQEIVGEQPQDDFVEVNQDPCAEEMFAVAHLDIATHRPPSDFTSGTLITRRWPLTIAASLIGISIIVGGLLMISRPRNGIELAKQESSAARESELRAAETSMAQADVAFDATPSNNTARVLAADSALRAPVPMSAGSETPSATSKLARPQADHKILNTPAPGFGDALAYSELADIAAESNANRYSKMLDATAEALAPPAQAAPQTIAQSNQDQSQTSNETSQVDDRSRVGNRARRGNATWHRSANWSESSVASQIQSNDVLTPLRRQLSSPPQNPAFAEADNTPANTQSKASDEAVPIAVLAVPNSQQRVLATWAESVQLQPGVTEQADVASRVLFLTNQELQRLLDSQPELSAQLFWITPTQAAQPTEQRILIINQQ; encoded by the coding sequence ATGAATCACATTCGAATTCTTCCGCAAGGTTTTCCTGAAGACTGGCTAACGGCCTATCTGGATCGGCAGCTTAGCCGCGAACAAAGCCAAAAGGTCGAACAGGCTCTAGCATCCTCCCCTGAACTCGCGGAACTCTTGAAGGAGCTGAAGGCCGGCCGTGCGATGGTCGGACAATTGCCGCAATTTCCGCAGCCATCTGCCGCCATAAGTCCCACAGCCCAACCCATGAACTCGGCAGAAGATGCTCCGAGCAACTTTCGGACTTTCGCCTCAGAACTGGATGACGGCTTGGAGGGAGCGGCAGACGCACAACCACTCCGCGATGCGCTTTCAATCACACCAATGCAATCCGACCGCCCAGAGAGTCACTTATCGGTCGAGAGTCTTGATGCCGCATCACAGCCTGAACCTGAGACTAAGACCGATACTCCAGGACAGCTGGAGGCTGGCAATCAAAACACTGCCGCGCAAGCTCAGTCTGATAACCCAGTAGAACAAGAAATCGTGGGAGAACAGCCTCAAGACGATTTTGTCGAGGTTAACCAAGACCCATGCGCCGAAGAGATGTTCGCAGTGGCTCATCTCGATATCGCAACTCACCGTCCACCGTCCGATTTTACTAGCGGCACACTTATCACTCGGCGCTGGCCGTTGACAATCGCCGCTAGCTTGATTGGCATTTCGATTATCGTCGGTGGGCTGTTGATGATATCCCGTCCGCGAAACGGTATTGAACTGGCCAAACAAGAATCATCGGCTGCCCGTGAGTCGGAATTGCGGGCTGCAGAAACTTCGATGGCGCAGGCGGATGTTGCTTTCGATGCGACACCATCGAACAATACCGCGCGGGTGTTAGCAGCTGACAGCGCACTAAGGGCACCGGTCCCGATGTCAGCAGGCTCTGAAACACCTTCTGCTACAAGCAAATTAGCACGCCCGCAAGCAGACCACAAAATTCTCAATACTCCTGCTCCTGGTTTTGGGGACGCTCTAGCGTACTCTGAGCTTGCCGACATCGCCGCTGAATCCAACGCTAACCGGTACTCGAAAATGCTGGATGCGACTGCTGAGGCACTGGCACCGCCAGCGCAGGCCGCGCCACAAACCATTGCTCAATCTAATCAGGACCAAAGCCAGACATCAAATGAGACATCACAAGTCGATGACAGGAGCCGAGTTGGCAATCGAGCTCGTCGCGGAAACGCGACCTGGCACCGTTCAGCTAACTGGAGTGAAAGTTCCGTTGCCTCGCAAATTCAGTCAAACGATGTGCTGACACCGCTTCGGCGGCAGTTAAGCTCTCCACCTCAAAACCCCGCCTTCGCGGAAGCGGATAACACCCCAGCGAATACGCAATCAAAAGCAAGCGATGAGGCTGTTCCCATCGCAGTTCTAGCGGTCCCCAATTCGCAGCAACGAGTACTAGCGACTTGGGCTGAAAGCGTCCAGTTACAACCCGGCGTCACAGAGCAGGCGGATGTTGCCAGTCGCGTGCTGTTTTTGACTAACCAGGAATTGCAGCGATTACTCGACAGTCAACCCGAATTATCAGCGCAGCTTTTCTGGATTACGCCAACGCAAGCTGCTCAACCCACAGAACAGCGCATTTTGATCATTAACCAACAGTGA
- a CDS encoding sigma-70 family RNA polymerase sigma factor, protein MPSDQEIIDAVLAGDADQFDELVSRYQRRLLGLLWHACGDRELAEDIGQEAFFRAYRKLGLFAGQCQFFTWLSRIGLNLMFSYRRHRRVESQLGRVGYDAVIDRLGTDGASSEAIELSETQTVVRQALELLDEQRRVILLLRDFEDMDYDTISQILKIPIGTVRSRLHRARMELKQILQQRSAQLGISEDP, encoded by the coding sequence ATGCCGAGCGACCAGGAAATTATCGACGCCGTTCTAGCTGGCGACGCGGACCAGTTCGACGAATTAGTCAGCCGGTACCAGCGGCGACTGCTAGGATTGTTATGGCACGCCTGCGGAGATCGGGAACTGGCCGAAGATATCGGCCAAGAAGCCTTTTTTCGAGCCTACCGAAAGCTTGGGTTGTTCGCTGGTCAGTGCCAGTTTTTCACATGGCTATCGCGGATCGGACTGAATCTGATGTTCAGCTATCGTCGCCATCGTCGTGTGGAAAGCCAGCTTGGTCGAGTAGGCTATGATGCCGTGATTGACCGGTTAGGAACCGACGGTGCTAGTAGCGAAGCAATCGAGTTGTCGGAAACGCAAACCGTTGTTCGCCAGGCGCTGGAACTGTTAGACGAACAGCGACGGGTCATCCTGCTGCTTAGGGACTTTGAGGATATGGATTACGATACAATCTCGCAAATCCTCAAGATACCGATAGGCACCGTACGCAGCCGGTTACACCGTGCCAGAATGGAATTGAAGCAGATTCTCCAGCAGCGTTCCGCGCAACTTGGCATATCGGAGGATCCATGA
- a CDS encoding DUF2203 domain-containing protein, which yields MINDMTSPQTITKRFTLDQATAMLPLVRSIVSDICGVFRDVTSRRVELHRLLRKGSRGAGRMYDDEMAESRADLQAQYDQIWRYREELESLGIFLRQPENGLIEFPTQINSQEAFYSWQLGETNVCYYRLASEPQNARWPVSLDQN from the coding sequence ATGATCAACGACATGACCTCACCGCAAACCATTACCAAGCGATTTACGCTTGACCAGGCGACCGCGATGTTGCCTTTGGTCCGGTCGATCGTTTCGGACATCTGCGGCGTTTTTCGTGACGTTACCTCGCGCCGCGTCGAACTTCATCGTCTACTGCGCAAAGGCAGCCGTGGCGCAGGTCGAATGTACGACGACGAAATGGCCGAAAGCCGCGCGGATCTGCAGGCCCAATATGATCAAATCTGGCGATATCGCGAGGAACTAGAGTCTCTAGGAATATTCCTGCGCCAGCCCGAGAACGGCCTGATTGAATTTCCAACCCAGATTAATTCCCAGGAGGCCTTCTATAGCTGGCAGCTTGGTGAGACCAATGTCTGCTACTATCGACTCGCGTCTGAGCCGCAAAACGCACGCTGGCCGGTATCTTTAGACCAGAATTAG
- a CDS encoding histidine phosphatase family protein, with protein MQPRIVILMRHAKSDWKSGVTSDHDRPLNSRGRRAAGQMGRHLEKLQITVDAVLASTACRVRQTLELMRQEWQRLDPEIVYCQGLYLATPGQILRQISQADECWQHLLVIGHNPGMEDLASSLAGRPIEFPTACAALFEVTVNRWQDILSLPGDQVRSKWIFKHAYRPKELDE; from the coding sequence ATGCAGCCACGAATCGTCATCTTAATGCGTCATGCCAAGAGTGACTGGAAGAGCGGTGTCACTAGCGATCACGATCGACCGTTGAACTCGCGTGGACGTCGCGCCGCCGGGCAGATGGGAAGACACCTAGAGAAACTGCAGATTACAGTGGATGCCGTGCTGGCCAGCACGGCTTGTCGAGTACGGCAGACGCTCGAATTGATGCGACAAGAGTGGCAGCGCCTCGATCCTGAGATCGTATACTGTCAAGGACTCTATCTGGCGACTCCCGGTCAGATTCTGAGACAGATTTCACAAGCCGACGAATGTTGGCAGCACCTGCTGGTGATAGGACATAACCCTGGAATGGAGGACTTGGCAAGCTCTCTGGCGGGTAGGCCGATCGAGTTTCCGACGGCCTGCGCGGCTCTCTTCGAGGTGACTGTGAACCGGTGGCAAGATATTCTGTCGCTACCTGGCGATCAGGTTAGGTCTAAGTGGATCTTCAAGCATGCCTATCGCCCCAAGGAGTTGGACGAGTAA
- a CDS encoding tetratricopeptide repeat protein, with product MGHALGWLSSTLGLESAARRAGLGLLTLMMAASLTAGLATAQDAGQAKLDEATARKLNANSQADLAKVVELCEQALEAGLDEVSTQLAKGMIAASSLQRAQLLLQQLPKVVNNASALRNLTMNMRADLEKAISYNDKLAEAHMLLARLETLPGGSRDRALNHMNLAIEALQDKPVDQSAAYLLRAGLRSSNDDKIADISKALELDPTNKDAWQAKIALQLASRKFEEARQDAEKLLADDESNDFAFQVVVETLIEMGRLDEVHEILSKRIEKQPENGDYYRWRGRLEMSRDRNDEAISDFSKAIELNPRDFEALLFRGQIYFGQEQIDKASRDVSDSLLIEPDSSLGVLLRAHVSARQKRYADAIKDMEMLVRHNPSNLGWIMQLASFYQLDNRPRLAIQLLDQLLAENNKEWRAMRTRGDAKLAISQHHEAAEDYRRAVRIAEASKDDPNLKGDVKDLMLELSGLYNNLSWLLSTSPKDDLRNGAESLELALKACEATEYKEAHILSTLAAAYAETGDFENARQWASKAVELGRESKHDQIDQLEKELESYQQNKPWREEQSTEENKKPLSAAEAIDT from the coding sequence ATGGGCCATGCACTTGGATGGTTGAGTAGCACACTTGGCCTGGAAAGCGCTGCGCGACGCGCAGGTCTTGGCCTACTAACGCTGATGATGGCTGCTTCCTTAACTGCAGGGCTGGCTACGGCTCAGGATGCCGGCCAAGCCAAGCTGGACGAAGCCACGGCTCGCAAGTTGAACGCCAATAGCCAAGCGGACTTGGCCAAAGTGGTCGAATTGTGCGAACAGGCGCTGGAGGCTGGGCTGGACGAAGTCAGTACCCAATTGGCCAAGGGTATGATCGCCGCTTCATCGTTACAACGGGCGCAGCTCTTGCTGCAGCAACTGCCCAAGGTCGTCAACAACGCCAGCGCGCTGCGCAATTTGACTATGAATATGCGAGCTGATCTGGAAAAGGCCATTTCCTACAACGATAAACTAGCCGAAGCGCACATGCTGCTGGCCCGATTAGAGACGTTGCCTGGCGGCAGCCGAGATCGGGCACTGAATCACATGAATTTGGCTATCGAAGCACTGCAAGATAAACCAGTCGATCAATCTGCTGCCTACCTGTTGCGGGCTGGCTTGCGTTCGAGTAACGACGACAAAATTGCCGATATTTCAAAGGCTCTCGAATTGGACCCGACCAACAAAGACGCCTGGCAGGCCAAGATCGCTCTGCAACTAGCGTCGCGCAAATTCGAGGAGGCACGCCAAGATGCCGAAAAACTGCTGGCTGACGACGAAAGCAACGACTTCGCATTTCAAGTTGTCGTCGAGACATTGATCGAAATGGGGCGGCTGGATGAGGTGCACGAGATACTGTCCAAACGCATCGAAAAACAGCCCGAAAACGGGGACTACTATCGTTGGCGCGGCAGATTGGAAATGAGCCGCGATCGTAACGACGAGGCGATCTCTGATTTTTCAAAAGCGATTGAACTCAATCCGCGAGATTTCGAAGCTCTGCTATTCCGAGGTCAAATCTACTTCGGCCAGGAACAGATCGATAAGGCCAGTCGCGATGTCAGCGATTCGTTACTCATCGAACCAGACTCTTCGCTTGGCGTCTTGTTGCGTGCCCATGTGTCAGCGCGACAGAAGCGATATGCAGATGCCATCAAAGACATGGAAATGTTGGTTCGACATAATCCCAGTAATCTCGGTTGGATTATGCAATTGGCGTCGTTCTACCAGTTGGACAACCGGCCCCGACTGGCTATCCAGTTATTAGACCAACTGCTGGCCGAGAACAATAAAGAGTGGCGCGCCATGCGAACGCGCGGTGACGCCAAGCTGGCCATCAGCCAGCACCATGAAGCTGCTGAGGACTATCGTCGGGCGGTGCGCATCGCGGAGGCTTCTAAGGACGATCCGAATCTAAAAGGCGACGTCAAGGACCTGATGCTTGAGCTGAGTGGGCTCTACAACAACCTTTCCTGGCTGCTATCAACATCGCCTAAAGATGATCTCCGCAATGGAGCAGAGTCGCTTGAGTTAGCCCTCAAGGCCTGTGAGGCCACTGAATACAAAGAAGCGCACATCCTGAGCACACTGGCTGCCGCCTACGCGGAAACAGGCGACTTCGAAAACGCTCGACAGTGGGCTAGCAAAGCAGTCGAATTGGGGCGCGAATCCAAGCACGATCAGATCGACCAGTTAGAGAAGGAGCTGGAATCCTACCAACAGAACAAACCGTGGCGCGAAGAGCAATCTACTGAAGAAAACAAGAAGCCGCTGTCCGCTGCCGAAGCTATCGATACCTAA
- the pheT gene encoding phenylalanine--tRNA ligase subunit beta gives MLVSWQWLNDYVDLSGITADDLASRFAMSGLNHEQTLAVGKDTVIDLEVTSNRGDCLGHIGVAREAAVLLDRSLRVPEPQPLGGLTSCRLSIRIENEFPEACTRYIARVIRGVQIGPSPSWLVQRLEAIGVKSVNNVVDITNYVMFECGQPLHAFDLKQIRGGKIVVRPASPGEQFIAIDHRTYSLDQTMVVIADAQRPVALGGIMGGAESEISSQTTDLLIEAALFQPLAIRRAARQLKLHSPSSFRFERRPDPMGTDWASRRCCELILQIAGGSLESDSVSTGQAPSTPAAIRLRLNQIPRLLGIEIDRSRVASILSALGCRIAQQSDSSDGELLVTAPSWRGDVSREVDLIEEIARIHGYDRIPEDAQVPMSVAQPRPKDLAVVKIRHVLSAYGIDEAMTPSVVQDRLESHGSPWTDQAPLATETPLLEGARMLRRSLLPSLLAARQANQAQSIRNAQLYEIANIVLPDPNPGHLPRELPALGLVTAGDLRQIKGIVEAILDNLGGGQRTIWATADHPMFAPGTLQRLELDGQLLGWLGLVSAAMLKAHDLDGACAAAELDVGGLVNCLVEVRRAVPYSLFPAIERDLNFIVDEALRWDDLQRTCRSQGGNHLQRVTYRETYRDSKKDGADKKRVLLSLSFQDMQRTLTGEEVDSAVASVVAACGQQYGAKLLG, from the coding sequence ATGCTTGTAAGCTGGCAATGGTTGAATGATTATGTCGATCTGTCCGGAATCACAGCGGATGATTTGGCCAGTCGTTTTGCCATGTCTGGACTGAATCACGAGCAAACGCTGGCGGTTGGCAAAGACACGGTGATTGACTTGGAGGTAACCAGCAATCGCGGCGATTGCCTGGGACACATCGGCGTGGCCCGCGAGGCGGCCGTGTTGCTGGATCGCAGTTTGCGCGTGCCTGAGCCTCAGCCGCTTGGTGGCTTAACGTCCTGTCGTCTGTCAATTCGAATCGAAAATGAATTTCCCGAGGCGTGTACTCGTTACATTGCACGCGTGATTCGTGGCGTCCAGATCGGCCCCAGCCCCAGTTGGTTGGTGCAGCGTTTGGAGGCCATTGGCGTCAAGAGCGTCAACAACGTCGTGGATATTACGAACTATGTGATGTTCGAATGCGGCCAGCCATTACACGCTTTTGATTTGAAGCAAATCCGAGGTGGAAAGATCGTCGTTCGACCGGCCAGTCCCGGGGAACAATTCATCGCCATCGACCATCGTACCTACAGCCTGGACCAGACAATGGTGGTGATTGCAGACGCTCAGCGGCCAGTGGCTCTGGGGGGTATCATGGGAGGAGCCGAAAGTGAGATTTCGTCCCAAACCACTGATCTGTTGATTGAGGCCGCATTGTTTCAGCCGTTGGCGATTCGCCGTGCGGCTCGCCAGTTGAAGCTTCACAGCCCCTCGTCGTTCCGGTTCGAGCGGCGGCCTGATCCCATGGGGACCGATTGGGCTAGCCGACGTTGCTGCGAGCTGATTTTGCAGATTGCCGGAGGCAGCTTGGAATCAGACAGCGTTTCTACTGGCCAAGCCCCGAGTACTCCTGCGGCCATTCGATTGCGCCTGAATCAGATTCCGCGATTGCTGGGGATTGAAATTGATCGTAGTCGGGTTGCGAGCATCTTGTCGGCTCTTGGGTGTCGAATTGCGCAGCAGAGCGATAGCAGTGATGGAGAACTGTTAGTTACAGCGCCTAGTTGGCGCGGAGACGTATCGCGCGAAGTGGACTTGATCGAAGAAATCGCCAGAATTCATGGCTATGATCGCATACCTGAGGACGCGCAAGTTCCCATGTCAGTAGCTCAGCCACGTCCGAAGGATTTGGCGGTGGTTAAGATTCGCCATGTACTGAGCGCCTATGGTATTGACGAGGCCATGACGCCCAGCGTGGTGCAGGACCGGCTGGAATCACACGGCAGCCCGTGGACAGACCAAGCTCCGCTCGCGACCGAAACACCGCTTTTGGAGGGCGCACGGATGTTGCGGCGTAGTCTGCTACCCAGCCTACTGGCCGCGCGGCAGGCGAATCAGGCTCAGTCTATTCGCAATGCTCAGTTGTATGAAATCGCCAATATAGTCTTGCCCGACCCAAACCCTGGTCACTTGCCTCGCGAACTGCCTGCACTAGGCTTGGTAACGGCTGGTGACTTGCGACAAATCAAGGGTATTGTGGAAGCTATCTTGGATAATTTGGGCGGTGGACAACGTACCATCTGGGCAACTGCCGACCATCCCATGTTTGCGCCGGGTACCTTGCAGCGATTGGAGTTGGATGGGCAATTGCTGGGCTGGTTAGGACTGGTAAGCGCTGCCATGCTCAAGGCTCATGACTTGGACGGTGCTTGCGCGGCTGCCGAGCTGGATGTTGGCGGCCTGGTGAATTGTTTAGTTGAAGTGCGTCGAGCGGTGCCGTACAGCCTGTTCCCAGCCATCGAGCGTGATCTGAATTTTATCGTCGACGAAGCGCTGCGCTGGGATGATCTGCAACGGACCTGCCGCAGCCAGGGTGGAAATCATTTGCAGCGAGTGACCTATAGGGAAACGTATCGCGACAGCAAGAAAGACGGAGCGGACAAGAAGCGAGTGCTGTTGTCGTTGAGCTTTCAGGACATGCAGCGCACGCTGACCGGTGAAGAGGTCGATAGTGCCGTAGCCAGCGTTGTTGCGGCCTGTGGCCAACAATACGGAGCCAAGCTGTTAGGTTAG
- the pheS gene encoding phenylalanine--tRNA ligase subunit alpha, with translation MDLAQFVQQLELLATQAEQAFAAAADRDAFEAARVEFAGARSGKLKAIQKELGGLATADKPAGGKCLNDAKARIESALDSASQRFASGAACGSFVVGGGGSIAARGPILDPTLPGLQRHLGTTHPITQTIQHLQEIMGRLGFSPVEGPEVEDSWHNFIALNIPEDHPARDPLDNFYLSVAGRSVDASAESARLLRSQTSTVQIRVMEQSRPPIRVISLGRVYRPDEADRTHFPMFHQMEGLWVDRGVTMAHLKSVLRMFATSYLGKDVHIRFRPSFFPFTEPSVEVDYLWNDSWVEFGGAGMVDPNVLTTVGYDPEEVTGLAFGLGVERLCMRRHGVEDIRDLFRGDLRFLHQFS, from the coding sequence GTGGATTTAGCACAGTTCGTCCAGCAGCTTGAATTGCTGGCCACGCAGGCCGAGCAAGCGTTTGCGGCGGCAGCCGATCGTGATGCCTTCGAGGCGGCGCGGGTCGAGTTCGCCGGGGCGCGTAGCGGCAAGCTCAAGGCAATTCAAAAAGAACTGGGCGGACTGGCCACTGCCGACAAGCCGGCTGGTGGTAAATGCCTGAATGATGCCAAGGCGCGCATTGAGTCGGCATTGGATAGTGCTTCGCAGCGGTTCGCCTCAGGTGCCGCGTGTGGATCGTTTGTCGTGGGTGGCGGCGGGTCGATAGCGGCACGGGGTCCGATATTGGACCCCACGTTACCTGGGCTGCAACGACACCTTGGGACGACGCATCCGATCACCCAGACGATCCAGCATCTGCAAGAGATCATGGGGCGGCTGGGGTTTTCGCCTGTCGAAGGCCCCGAGGTTGAAGACTCATGGCATAACTTCATCGCCCTGAACATCCCCGAAGATCATCCGGCCCGTGATCCTCTGGACAACTTCTACCTGTCGGTAGCCGGACGGAGCGTGGATGCCAGTGCCGAGTCAGCTCGATTATTGCGGAGCCAAACCAGCACGGTACAAATTCGGGTCATGGAGCAATCGCGGCCGCCGATTCGCGTCATTTCGCTCGGGCGTGTGTACCGTCCCGACGAGGCAGACCGGACGCATTTTCCGATGTTTCATCAGATGGAGGGACTGTGGGTCGATCGTGGCGTCACGATGGCTCATCTCAAAAGTGTATTGCGGATGTTTGCCACCAGCTACTTAGGCAAGGATGTGCACATTCGCTTTCGCCCCAGTTTTTTTCCATTTACCGAGCCAAGCGTAGAAGTGGATTATCTGTGGAATGACAGTTGGGTCGAGTTCGGCGGTGCCGGGATGGTCGATCCTAATGTGCTAACCACAGTCGGCTATGATCCAGAAGAGGTCACCGGATTGGCGTTTGGACTGGGCGTCGAACGGCTATGTATGCGGCGTCACGGCGTGGAAGATATTCGCGACCTGTTTCGGGGTGACCTGCGATTCTTGCATCAGTTTTCGTGA
- the rplT gene encoding 50S ribosomal protein L20, with protein sequence MRTRKGAARTQAKKRLLKRAKGYVSGRRKLLRSRKETLLRAGAFAYRDRRVRRRQFRQLWIIRLSAACQEHGMRYSQFIHGLTLASITLDRKQLSEMAINDPAGFSSVVEKVKAALAA encoded by the coding sequence ATGAGAACCAGAAAAGGTGCGGCGCGGACACAAGCCAAGAAACGGCTTCTCAAACGCGCCAAGGGTTACGTTAGTGGTCGTCGCAAGCTGTTGCGATCTCGAAAAGAGACACTGCTACGTGCTGGTGCATTCGCTTATCGCGATCGTCGCGTCCGACGCCGTCAGTTCCGCCAACTGTGGATCATTCGGCTGAGCGCCGCATGCCAAGAGCATGGCATGCGTTACAGCCAATTCATCCACGGCTTAACGTTGGCGAGCATAACCCTGGACCGCAAGCAGCTTTCCGAAATGGCGATTAACGATCCGGCCGGTTTTTCCAGCGTCGTTGAGAAAGTCAAAGCTGCTTTGGCCGCCTAG
- the rpmI gene encoding 50S ribosomal protein L35, with amino-acid sequence MMHKMKTHKATKKRFRVTAKGKVKHRGAGTSHLAVRVSKKRRRNLRGTRVTADASTRAVLDCLRGNSY; translated from the coding sequence ATCATGCACAAGATGAAGACCCACAAGGCAACGAAGAAGAGATTTCGTGTCACAGCCAAGGGCAAAGTGAAACATCGCGGAGCTGGTACCAGTCACTTAGCTGTTCGCGTTAGCAAGAAGCGGCGGCGCAATCTGCGAGGCACGCGTGTTACTGCAGATGCTTCGACAAGAGCGGTTCTGGATTGCTTGCGAGGAAATAGTTACTGA
- a CDS encoding sugar phosphate isomerase/epimerase encodes MDAEFDKAVFLAQRSHRLEVCSYDVHIEATGPEYFEQFSAICRLGKATKVVTLTIPSVELGTPFNEEVGRLQRMVEIAENEGVRVAMKSHVGHLTEDPDTAKMLCDTIKGLGVTMDPSHYLCSPHAHKSLDKLMPYVFHTHLRDSTKNKLQVRVGQGEIEYGRLVTQLSQVGYTHALSIQIAPMPDVDQRGELRKLRLLLETLL; translated from the coding sequence ATCGACGCTGAGTTTGATAAAGCGGTGTTTTTGGCTCAACGCAGTCACCGGCTTGAGGTCTGTAGCTATGATGTGCATATCGAAGCAACTGGACCCGAGTATTTCGAGCAATTCTCAGCGATTTGCCGATTAGGGAAGGCTACCAAGGTGGTTACACTGACGATTCCGTCGGTGGAACTGGGTACGCCCTTCAACGAAGAAGTCGGGCGTTTACAGCGGATGGTCGAGATCGCGGAAAATGAAGGTGTGCGCGTAGCCATGAAAAGTCACGTGGGGCACCTGACCGAAGACCCCGATACGGCCAAGATGCTATGCGACACCATTAAGGGCTTGGGGGTGACAATGGACCCCAGTCACTATCTGTGCAGTCCACATGCCCACAAGAGCCTCGACAAACTCATGCCCTATGTCTTTCACACCCACCTTCGTGATTCGACCAAAAACAAGCTTCAAGTCCGTGTAGGGCAGGGCGAGATCGAGTATGGTCGATTGGTCACGCAGCTGAGCCAAGTGGGCTACACTCACGCCTTGAGTATCCAAATAGCCCCCATGCCAGATGTCGATCAACGAGGCGAGCTTAGAAAGCTGCGACTTTTGTTGGAAACGTTGCTGTAA
- a CDS encoding sugar transferase, producing the protein MQPVFSIPLPWQKRAVDVIAASIGLLLLSPVFLIVAILVRCTSSGPVFFCQLRSGLGGVPFVIFKFRSMVNQAELQQFDLMSLNEQDGPAFKISSDPRATRFGRFLRKSSLDELPQLLNVLRGEMSLVGPRPLPCNESDACQWWQRRRLDVTPGITCTWQARGRELVSFDQWMRMDLEYVQNRSLQTDLRIILKTLKFVLLRR; encoded by the coding sequence ATGCAGCCTGTGTTTTCGATACCACTTCCTTGGCAGAAGCGGGCTGTTGATGTGATTGCTGCGTCCATCGGCTTGTTGCTACTGTCACCAGTGTTCTTGATTGTGGCGATCTTAGTGCGCTGTACTTCTTCAGGGCCAGTCTTCTTTTGCCAGTTGCGGTCAGGCCTTGGTGGCGTTCCCTTTGTGATCTTCAAGTTTCGCAGTATGGTAAATCAGGCTGAATTGCAGCAATTCGATCTTATGAGTCTCAATGAGCAGGACGGACCCGCTTTCAAGATAAGCAGCGATCCGCGGGCTACGCGGTTTGGTCGGTTTTTGCGAAAATCATCTCTCGACGAACTGCCACAACTTCTGAATGTGTTGCGGGGCGAGATGTCATTGGTCGGCCCGCGTCCACTGCCGTGCAATGAAAGCGATGCTTGTCAATGGTGGCAACGTCGTCGCCTGGATGTGACTCCCGGTATCACCTGCACGTGGCAGGCCCGTGGTCGAGAATTAGTATCCTTCGATCAGTGGATGCGCATGGACTTGGAATATGTGCAAAATAGGTCTCTGCAAACGGATTTGCGGATCATCCTCAAAACCTTGAAGTTTGTTTTGCTGCGTCGGTAA
- a CDS encoding methyltransferase domain-containing protein: MSLKFTIEKLRQQPSRMTKRIREQGLGTFVHWSLYQLKFRRRERKLGIDTLEHAYGINVWGKNGGQYYDPIDYNCLDLILDYMDPNPAKDVFIDYGCGLGRPIIAAAHRPFKRVIGVENNEVCLDLCRKHVASAQRKGKFRCPVEIVETNAEDYELPNDVTKILMYNPFVEQKMMDQVLARIERSLQQHPREIDLVYAPLHKYSHFLDNCQFLEHVKDLPTVFWDHVSIKAYKNKL, encoded by the coding sequence ATGAGCCTAAAATTCACCATCGAGAAATTACGACAACAACCTTCGCGGATGACCAAGCGAATTCGCGAGCAAGGTCTCGGAACGTTTGTGCATTGGAGTCTGTATCAACTAAAATTCCGACGGCGTGAACGCAAGCTAGGGATTGATACGTTGGAGCATGCGTATGGGATCAATGTCTGGGGCAAGAACGGTGGGCAATACTACGACCCCATTGATTACAACTGCCTAGATTTGATTTTGGATTACATGGATCCCAATCCAGCCAAGGATGTCTTTATTGATTACGGATGTGGTTTGGGTCGTCCCATCATAGCTGCGGCTCATCGCCCATTCAAACGCGTGATCGGGGTCGAGAATAATGAAGTGTGTCTTGATCTATGTCGCAAGCATGTGGCCAGCGCCCAGCGCAAAGGAAAATTTCGCTGTCCGGTAGAGATCGTCGAGACCAATGCGGAAGACTATGAATTGCCTAATGATGTGACCAAAATTTTGATGTACAATCCGTTCGTCGAACAAAAAATGATGGATCAAGTCTTAGCGCGGATCGAGCGCTCGCTGCAACAGCACCCCCGCGAAATTGATCTGGTCTATGCACCGCTTCACAAATACTCTCATTTCCTTGACAATTGTCAATTCTTGGAACACGTCAAGGACTTACCAACCGTATTTTGGGACCACGTCAGCATTAAGGCATACAAAAACAAACTGTGA